The genomic region GGATTGCACTTGGCGTTCTTGTGACGCTCGCCGGGTTATTCATTCTGAACAACACAGGACACAGTAGCAGCGAACCAGCGTATATTGCCAAAGTATTGGGTAAAAGCGGCGGCGTTGACGGTATTAGAATAATTCTTCTCTTTAAGGATGCTAAAGATAAAGGAACATCAGCCACTGGGAAAGTTGTTGTCGAGGTTTATGAACAAGATCAGTACAACGCTGCTCTGACTCGTCCGTTTGCTGTCCAAGAATTTACTATCTCACAAGCAGATTTTAAGAACGCAGATTACGGGCTATGGAATGATTACATGATTACCCTGCCTAGATTGGTATACCCGCCTGGGTATGTTGCGAAATCGAAGTATGGCACAGTTAAAGTCTATTTCACTTCACCAAACGGAACGAAACTAGTAGGTGAAGGCAGCGCCATTTCTTTAAAAGGATAATCGAGTATTCCCTGAGAAGCCGTGTGAAAAAAAACATGGCCGAACCTCACCACCGTGGCACAGGCAGAGGCCCAATCCGCAG from bacterium harbors:
- a CDS encoding DUF4339 domain-containing protein, which translates into the protein MRYYTLNSNNEPQGPFSMEEIRASMKSDTLSLASLVCREGEKEWIPLSSVIQENSQKPTNANKTNRHANLLYGGCGIALGVLVTLAGLFILNNTGHSSSEPAYIAKVLGKSGGVDGIRIILLFKDAKDKGTSATGKVVVEVYEQDQYNAALTRPFAVQEFTISQADFKNADYGLWNDYMITLPRLVYPPGYVAKSKYGTVKVYFTSPNGTKLVGEGSAISLKG